In the Phaseolus vulgaris cultivar G19833 chromosome 7, P. vulgaris v2.0, whole genome shotgun sequence genome, one interval contains:
- the LOC137829047 gene encoding uncharacterized protein, which yields MKSLYTSDDAVMCRVFPTSLKGGPLSWFTKLPPNSIDSFATLMSKFETQFATNRPHHLTFIALVGIRQEKGESLRTFVDRFSKVAMSIQNLSPNVVMHHMLTLLRSGQFADNLCMQSAASLDKLRKRAAKFMQLEELREFRNQARAGASGEKGKDKKDRQGRSASMAIDAEITREAGS from the coding sequence ATGAAGAGTCTCTACACCTCGGACGATGCAGTGATGTGCCGAGTATTTCCTACATCTCTGAAGGGAGGGCCCCTCagttggttcaccaagctcCCACCCAACTCCATAGATAGCTTTGCCACACTTATGTCAAAGTTCGAAACTCAGTTTGCCACAAACAGACCGCATCACCTGACCTTCATCGCCTTGGTGGGCATCCGCCAAGAGAAGGGAGAATCGCTAAGAACCTTCGTTGATAGGTTCAGCAAAGTGGCAATGAGCATCCAGAATCTCAGCCCAAACGTTGTCATGCATCATATGCTGACGCTCCTGCGATCGGGACAGTTTGCTGATAATTTATGTATGCAGTCGGCTGCTAGCCTTGACAAACTTAGGAAGAGAGCAGCTAAGTTCATGCAGCTGGAAGAGCTCAGGGAGTTTCGCAACCAGGCTCGAGCCGGGGCTAGTGGTGAGAAAGGCAAGGACAAGAAGGATCGCCAAGGCCGATCGGCCAGCATGGCGATAGATGCAGAGATAACCAGGGAAGCCGGTTCTTAA